From a region of the Odoribacter splanchnicus DSM 20712 genome:
- a CDS encoding clostripain-related cysteine peptidase, which translates to MAADNDLDYFAIQNINQMERCFSENQISNGVYVYVDRVKNRKTSHPCLYKVKADNTDLIVSEIIKTYPEQNSSSADVFVSALKDAIAFSRKANEQIKGIVLWSHGSAWLPKSEILNSKRASTSSTRSFGIDITTEEPQEPYEMDIRELAERLRPFHYDFLVFDACFMSSIEVLYEMRNSFDYIISSPTEVLATGFPYKEILPELLSNSPNYSEIVEKYIAQYNEKKGVLKSASMTVVKTSVLKSFSESLKELINHDVTVPDISTILQYDQEATSWLFDIGGFVSLFKNSERKELVIKLLSDMILSYNHTDMFYGKIPLNGSSGISIYIPNNHKDRKYEHEFYKTLSWYKDISCDSCFWNNYNTGILQ; encoded by the coding sequence ATGGCTGCAGATAATGACTTAGATTACTTTGCAATACAAAACATCAATCAGATGGAGAGATGTTTTTCTGAAAATCAAATTAGCAATGGGGTTTATGTTTATGTAGACAGGGTAAAGAATCGCAAAACCTCTCACCCATGCCTATATAAAGTAAAGGCAGACAATACAGATTTAATAGTTTCCGAGATAATCAAAACCTATCCTGAACAAAACTCGTCAAGTGCAGATGTTTTTGTAAGTGCTTTAAAAGACGCAATAGCCTTTTCAAGAAAAGCCAATGAGCAAATTAAAGGAATTGTACTTTGGTCTCATGGGAGTGCTTGGCTCCCAAAATCAGAAATTTTAAATTCTAAACGTGCTTCAACTTCATCAACTCGTTCCTTTGGGATTGATATAACCACAGAGGAACCCCAAGAGCCTTATGAAATGGATATTAGGGAGTTAGCAGAGAGACTGCGTCCTTTTCATTATGATTTTTTGGTATTTGACGCTTGCTTTATGTCATCAATAGAAGTTTTATATGAGATGAGAAACAGTTTTGATTACATTATATCCTCGCCTACGGAAGTCCTTGCTACAGGATTTCCTTACAAAGAAATCCTACCTGAATTATTAAGCAATAGTCCAAATTACAGTGAAATTGTAGAAAAATATATTGCTCAATATAACGAAAAGAAAGGTGTCCTAAAGTCAGCGTCTATGACTGTTGTAAAGACATCTGTTTTAAAATCTTTTTCAGAGTCTTTAAAGGAATTGATAAACCATGATGTTACAGTTCCCGATATAAGCACTATTCTACAATACGATCAAGAAGCAACATCTTGGCTGTTTGACATTGGAGGTTTTGTTTCTCTCTTTAAAAATTCCGAACGAAAAGAATTAGTAATAAAACTTCTATCTGATATGATATTATCATATAATCATACAGATATGTTTTACGGTAAAATTCCTTTAAATGGCAGTTCAGGAATTAGCATTTATATTCCCAACAATCATAAAGATAGAAAATATGAGCATGAATTTTACAAAACACTATCTTGGTATAAAGATATTAGTTGTGACAGTTGTTTTTGGAACAATTATAATACTGGTATCTTGCAATAA
- a CDS encoding RagB/SusD family nutrient uptake outer membrane protein, which produces MQEVQSVAYNAYLYSLLSPESYEGRNSGNTWVEPSLATLYNEPDDQRAQLIVKDVYSTTGQELDYCVKFPADNNPVWSIVRLAEMHLIVAEVAARSGVIDVSGCNAVRSVRNASLKQNTDFANVDAFLKEIENERRREFAGEGLRWMDMRRFGSMKAHLESKGVDIRRVHFPVYSGERVNNPKLHQTPYYQ; this is translated from the coding sequence ATGCAGGAAGTACAATCTGTAGCCTACAATGCCTATTTGTATAGTTTGCTTTCTCCGGAATCCTACGAAGGTAGAAATAGTGGTAATACTTGGGTAGAACCCTCTTTGGCGACTCTCTATAATGAACCTGATGACCAGCGTGCCCAGTTGATAGTGAAAGATGTCTATAGTACTACGGGGCAGGAACTTGATTATTGCGTTAAATTTCCGGCAGATAATAATCCTGTCTGGTCAATTGTCCGTTTGGCAGAAATGCATCTTATAGTTGCCGAGGTGGCTGCCCGGTCTGGCGTCATAGATGTTTCCGGTTGCAATGCGGTCCGTAGTGTTCGTAATGCTTCGCTGAAACAAAATACGGATTTTGCCAATGTGGATGCATTCTTGAAAGAGATAGAAAATGAACGGCGTCGTGAGTTTGCCGGCGAAGGTCTCCGTTGGATGGATATGCGTCGTTTCGGTAGTATGAAAGCTCATTTGGAGTCTAAAGGTGTGGATATTCGCCGTGTTCATTTTCCTGTTTACTCAGGGGAACGTGTTAATAATCCAAAACTTCATCAAACTCCTTATTATCAATAG
- a CDS encoding SusC/RagA family TonB-linked outer membrane protein, which yields MKICVCMLILGLSTLSARTHSQIRLTLDAKNKTLPEVFQEITRLSGYEFMYSSNELRHVGKVSVQLEDRDLSDILAECLKNTGLWYRLEDDVIIISPKLVSPQKVGEKLVVTGLVKDKGGMPLPGVTILLKGTQLGGVTDADGNFRLTLPGNTEHVLIFSFVGMKTREIKVNDAKPLTVVMEEDAREMDEVVVVAYGTQLKRNVTGSIASVDDFKPQESQVGNVITGLQGRVSGLWVRKLSGDAGANPEFVIRGHQSSNLSVQPLIVIDGMIVDGTSNFNLNNIAPQDIESIEVLKDAASSAMYGSRGAMGVILITTKKGKFNSKPVVNLSAYYGWASTPFNYRMLNAEEYEMVFREGRENRIADIRSQLAAGGLSAGEQATLQEEIATWRAQMNTLNMGKQEVDWLDYVIPNSAAKSDIHLSLNGGNDKTTYYFSVGRTAEENTIGKGDYSRLNTKLALTSQVYKWLKLSADISVTQSVKKRYTSSADVLRMGEIRPDTPEEPLYDEDGRWDWYFGYQDHPVLALTDNNNKEKIVNTTGNFGVDINLIKGLVWTSRLAGTINNRRYESFNGPKTYDGIDYDGHSITANSFLNYNVDIQKLNIAATLGYEYNENYSKSYVMDIGGFPDIPGLEGPANGSEYLWADWNISGNTRWTERSESYFFRANLSYNRKYLLGFSIRRDGTSKLAKENRYSNFPAVSAGWVISDEAFMSRQHVINLLKLRTSYGMTGSITNVSMADCYDRLSSDIYWGKPALSVASTLGNPDLQWEKTNQVDVGVDLALFQNRLTLIAEWYLKRTSGMMNSEPLPSSTGGYTSRKINAGTIRNSGVDLALNFQHHFTKDWGLTAGINMNINRSKVIDLPVDNWAYSSAYYGGGNTPRPRLKIGQSFGALEMYRALGLDERGDIIYDDVSGNGSIDAADKVIIDNLTPKFTGGLNLGVSWKNLSLFGQFSFTYGGKIYNLDEQLLRSTELGYDDVMKNKPDYILDFQRFGTTI from the coding sequence ATGAAAATTTGTGTTTGCATGCTGATTCTGGGATTGTCAACGCTATCTGCCCGGACGCATTCTCAGATCCGCTTAACCTTGGATGCAAAGAATAAGACTTTGCCTGAAGTTTTCCAGGAAATAACCCGGTTGTCCGGGTATGAGTTCATGTACAGCAGTAATGAACTCCGTCATGTGGGAAAAGTCAGCGTACAGCTGGAAGACCGGGATTTGAGCGATATTCTGGCAGAATGTCTGAAAAATACCGGTTTGTGGTATCGGCTGGAGGATGATGTCATTATCATTTCTCCGAAACTGGTTTCTCCTCAAAAGGTTGGGGAAAAACTTGTCGTGACCGGTTTGGTAAAGGATAAGGGTGGAATGCCTTTACCCGGAGTGACGATTTTGCTGAAAGGTACGCAATTGGGGGGAGTGACCGATGCGGATGGAAATTTTCGTCTGACTTTGCCGGGCAATACGGAACATGTTCTGATTTTTTCGTTTGTCGGGATGAAAACCAGAGAAATCAAGGTGAATGATGCGAAACCTTTGACGGTGGTTATGGAGGAAGATGCCAGGGAGATGGATGAGGTGGTGGTGGTAGCATACGGAACTCAGTTGAAGCGTAATGTTACCGGTTCCATTGCTTCCGTGGATGACTTTAAACCGCAGGAATCCCAAGTGGGCAATGTCATAACAGGTTTGCAGGGACGGGTATCAGGATTATGGGTACGAAAGTTGAGTGGAGATGCCGGTGCGAATCCTGAATTTGTGATTAGAGGACACCAAAGTAGTAATCTTAGTGTGCAACCTCTTATTGTGATCGATGGAATGATTGTTGATGGAACGTCTAATTTTAATCTGAACAACATCGCTCCCCAAGATATTGAATCGATAGAAGTGTTGAAAGATGCTGCTTCATCGGCTATGTATGGTTCGCGAGGAGCCATGGGTGTCATTCTGATTACAACGAAAAAAGGAAAGTTCAACAGTAAGCCTGTCGTTAATTTATCCGCTTATTACGGTTGGGCTTCCACGCCGTTCAACTATCGTATGTTGAATGCGGAGGAATACGAGATGGTATTTCGTGAAGGACGTGAAAACCGTATAGCCGACATTCGATCGCAGTTGGCGGCCGGAGGCCTTTCTGCAGGAGAACAAGCTACTTTGCAAGAGGAAATTGCCACGTGGCGGGCTCAAATGAATACGCTTAATATGGGTAAGCAAGAGGTGGATTGGCTGGATTATGTGATTCCTAACAGCGCTGCGAAGAGTGATATTCACCTGAGCCTTAATGGTGGAAATGACAAAACTACCTATTATTTCTCTGTGGGACGTACTGCTGAAGAGAATACGATTGGAAAAGGCGACTATTCTCGTCTGAATACCAAATTGGCTTTGACTAGCCAAGTCTATAAATGGCTGAAACTTAGTGCTGATATTTCGGTTACTCAATCGGTCAAAAAAAGATATACTTCTTCGGCAGATGTCTTGCGTATGGGAGAAATCCGTCCCGATACCCCCGAAGAACCCCTTTATGATGAAGACGGCCGATGGGACTGGTATTTCGGATACCAGGATCATCCGGTATTGGCATTGACTGACAATAACAATAAGGAAAAGATCGTTAATACGACCGGGAACTTTGGTGTAGACATCAATCTTATAAAAGGATTGGTATGGACTTCACGTCTGGCGGGTACAATAAACAACCGACGGTACGAATCGTTCAATGGCCCCAAAACATATGATGGAATAGACTATGATGGTCATAGTATTACTGCCAACTCTTTCTTGAATTATAATGTGGACATACAGAAACTGAATATTGCTGCTACTTTGGGATATGAGTATAATGAGAATTACTCTAAAAGCTATGTTATGGACATTGGTGGTTTTCCTGATATCCCAGGTCTTGAAGGGCCGGCGAACGGTTCAGAATACTTGTGGGCAGATTGGAATATCTCGGGTAATACTCGTTGGACGGAACGTTCAGAATCTTATTTTTTCCGTGCCAATTTATCTTATAACCGTAAATATTTGTTAGGTTTTAGTATTCGTCGTGACGGAACGTCCAAACTGGCCAAGGAAAACCGTTATAGCAATTTCCCGGCTGTCTCTGCAGGATGGGTGATTTCCGATGAAGCTTTTATGTCCAGGCAGCATGTCATCAACCTTCTTAAACTGCGTACCAGCTATGGTATGACAGGTAGCATTACGAATGTCTCCATGGCCGATTGTTATGACCGGTTGTCCAGTGATATCTATTGGGGAAAACCTGCTTTGAGTGTGGCTAGTACATTAGGTAATCCCGATCTCCAGTGGGAGAAAACCAATCAGGTGGATGTGGGGGTTGACCTTGCTTTGTTCCAAAATCGTCTTACGTTGATAGCCGAATGGTACCTGAAAAGGACAAGCGGTATGATGAATTCCGAACCGCTGCCTTCAAGTACCGGTGGTTATACTTCCCGTAAAATTAATGCCGGCACCATTCGCAATAGTGGTGTTGACCTTGCTTTGAATTTCCAACATCATTTTACAAAGGATTGGGGGCTTACCGCAGGTATCAATATGAACATTAACCGTAGCAAGGTGATAGATCTTCCGGTTGATAATTGGGCTTATTCGAGTGCTTATTACGGTGGGGGCAATACGCCGCGTCCACGTTTGAAAATTGGACAATCGTTCGGAGCTTTGGAAATGTATAGAGCTCTTGGCTTGGATGAACGGGGAGATATTATCTATGACGACGTTAGTGGAAACGGAAGCATTGACGCTGCCGATAAGGTGATTATAGACAATCTTACCCCTAAGTTTACCGGTGGACTGAACCTCGGTGTCTCTTGGAAAAACTTGTCGCTTTTCGGGCAATTCTCTTTTACTTATGGTGGAAAAATATATAATCTTGACGAACAATTACTTCGTTCTACGGAACTGGGATATGATGACGTGATGAAAAACAAGCCAGATTATATTTTAGATTTTCAACGGTTTGGCACAACCATTTGA
- a CDS encoding UvrD-helicase domain-containing protein, with the protein MQLVLLIVVVSLVAISVIAIVTIRIRLKNKSKELSEKLNHISSYSNKSNYEQAKERLSALNNEAFIDIPTDLNNVFSCKIISATQEKDFTNHYIPYFQEAHSLVKRLEAFNITPSVAISNLIRDFGNINKIVEQHNDAVINSLLDTHKEFFDHCLKYPLDKQQRRSIVSEEDNCLVVSSAGSGKTSSIVGKVKYLTEIKGIVPHRILLISYTNKAAAELTERMATDGLKGYTFHKLAIDIIGKATGTKPSICDNTDSLFIDIYHTLLENKAFKNSVVEYFIDYQSNEADWEQRKNERREKLSEQKNVQLKAMFPDMDGRAIYVRSEQEQKICFVLSSLGVKFRYEEPYEHQLADEMHSQYRPDFSIYFEQAGVIKRIYLEHFGVDEHSLVPAWFAKDKNITYEEANQKYNDGITWKKAAHEKFGTQLLVTSSADFHYSDIRGKLRKLLDDAGVPIQEKTDEELYDLVLPKGSKQEKAFIRLAVTFVTLVKSSCKSVKEVLKQAKNADDERSVFIIKNIFQPVYERYISALSDSNQIDFTDAILQATEICRTSHLVEYDYIIVDEFQDISVDRYNFLKVLRDGNPPAKLYCVGDDWQSIYRFSGSDMALFNQFPEYFGATEINKIETTYRFGEPLVSLSSHFIQRNKAQIQKDIHSFSSEMKTELEFYSYDRRDYCNTIGQLVASIPKNKSIFLLGRYSFDDYYLSFMYQSIKEGNRFFYVIGERKIEFLTVHKSKGLEADYVILLQCNKDTYGFPSLVSDDPVLKYVLTKSDQFPYGEERRLFYVAITRAKMKTLVLYDKRFPSVFVDEFLHPERVSEENYVKHPNANKRWTRGADQFLLKLHDEGKSVKYIAAKMGRSQTSIVMRLNKLTQ; encoded by the coding sequence ATGCAGTTGGTTTTACTTATAGTTGTGGTTTCTCTTGTTGCTATTTCTGTTATTGCAATAGTCACAATACGAATACGCCTAAAAAACAAGTCCAAGGAACTTTCAGAAAAGTTAAACCACATATCTTCTTATAGTAATAAATCCAATTATGAGCAAGCAAAAGAGAGATTGTCGGCATTAAATAACGAAGCATTTATTGATATTCCGACCGACCTTAATAATGTTTTTTCATGTAAGATAATCTCTGCAACGCAAGAAAAGGATTTCACAAATCATTATATACCATATTTTCAAGAGGCGCATTCATTAGTCAAGAGACTTGAAGCCTTCAATATCACTCCATCTGTAGCAATCTCAAACCTAATTCGTGACTTTGGAAATATCAATAAGATTGTCGAGCAACATAATGATGCGGTTATAAATTCTTTACTTGATACACATAAAGAATTTTTCGACCATTGTTTGAAATATCCATTGGATAAGCAGCAAAGACGCTCAATCGTTTCAGAAGAAGATAATTGCTTGGTTGTTAGTAGCGCAGGTAGTGGAAAGACCTCTTCTATTGTTGGAAAAGTCAAGTATCTAACAGAAATAAAAGGCATTGTACCTCATAGAATCTTACTCATTAGTTACACGAACAAAGCAGCAGCCGAACTTACGGAAAGAATGGCTACTGATGGTTTGAAAGGTTATACATTTCACAAATTAGCCATTGATATTATCGGAAAAGCGACAGGTACAAAGCCATCTATTTGCGATAATACAGATTCTTTGTTTATAGATATTTATCACACTCTATTAGAGAATAAGGCTTTTAAGAATAGCGTAGTAGAATATTTCATTGATTACCAATCTAATGAAGCGGATTGGGAACAGCGCAAGAATGAAAGGCGAGAAAAGTTGTCGGAACAAAAAAACGTGCAGCTAAAAGCGATGTTTCCCGATATGGATGGTCGGGCTATATATGTGAGAAGTGAACAGGAGCAAAAGATATGCTTTGTCTTATCATCACTTGGAGTAAAATTCAGATATGAAGAGCCATACGAACATCAATTAGCAGATGAAATGCATTCTCAATATCGCCCCGATTTCTCAATATATTTTGAGCAAGCAGGAGTAATCAAACGCATCTATTTGGAACATTTTGGAGTTGATGAACATAGTCTTGTGCCCGCTTGGTTTGCAAAAGACAAAAATATAACATACGAAGAAGCCAATCAAAAATATAATGATGGCATAACTTGGAAGAAAGCAGCTCATGAGAAATTTGGCACTCAACTTTTAGTAACATCAAGTGCAGATTTCCATTACTCTGATATAAGGGGGAAACTCCGAAAATTATTAGATGACGCAGGTGTACCAATTCAAGAGAAAACAGATGAAGAATTATATGATTTGGTTTTACCAAAAGGTAGTAAGCAAGAAAAGGCATTTATACGACTTGCTGTTACTTTCGTGACATTAGTAAAATCAAGTTGTAAATCAGTTAAAGAAGTTCTGAAACAAGCAAAGAATGCAGATGATGAGCGAAGTGTTTTTATTATCAAGAATATATTTCAACCTGTATATGAGCGCTATATAAGTGCATTAAGCGATAGTAATCAAATTGATTTTACCGATGCGATTCTTCAAGCCACGGAAATATGTCGTACTTCGCACCTTGTCGAGTATGACTATATCATTGTGGACGAGTTTCAAGATATATCAGTTGACCGCTACAATTTCTTGAAAGTATTACGAGACGGAAATCCACCTGCAAAGTTGTATTGCGTGGGTGATGATTGGCAATCCATATATCGTTTTTCGGGAAGTGATATGGCTCTTTTTAATCAATTTCCCGAATACTTTGGAGCAACGGAGATAAACAAAATTGAAACTACGTACAGATTTGGAGAACCTTTGGTTTCGTTGTCCTCTCACTTCATACAGCGCAATAAAGCCCAAATACAAAAAGATATACACTCGTTCAGTTCTGAAATGAAAACAGAGTTGGAGTTCTATTCTTACGATAGGCGAGATTATTGCAATACGATAGGACAACTTGTGGCATCTATTCCAAAAAACAAATCTATATTTTTGTTGGGGCGTTATTCATTTGATGATTATTACCTTTCTTTTATGTATCAATCCATTAAAGAGGGTAATAGGTTCTTTTACGTAATAGGAGAACGAAAAATCGAGTTTTTGACCGTACATAAATCAAAAGGTCTTGAAGCCGATTATGTAATACTTTTGCAATGTAATAAAGATACGTATGGCTTCCCTTCTCTTGTGAGTGATGACCCTGTGCTTAAATATGTACTCACTAAAAGCGACCAATTTCCATATGGAGAAGAGCGTAGATTGTTTTATGTGGCAATAACAAGGGCAAAGATGAAAACCCTTGTGCTATATGACAAGCGTTTCCCTTCTGTATTTGTAGATGAGTTCTTACATCCCGAAAGGGTTTCAGAAGAAAACTACGTAAAGCACCCTAATGCCAATAAAAGATGGACAAGAGGAGCAGACCAATTTTTATTGAAATTGCATGATGAGGGTAAAAGTGTGAAATATATAGCAGCCAAAATGGGCAGAAGCCAAACTTCAATCGTAATGAGATTAAACAAACTTACCCAATAG